A DNA window from Hordeum vulgare subsp. vulgare chromosome 1H, MorexV3_pseudomolecules_assembly, whole genome shotgun sequence contains the following coding sequences:
- the LOC123409358 gene encoding 50S ribosomal protein L11-like: MATLKGAVARKSILATIRLLVPAGAARPAPPVGPALGFYRLNLMAFCKDFNARTQKYKAETPMQVTLTAYKDSTFEFVAKSPSISWFLKKAAGIETASTRPGHNIVSSLTLRHVYEIAKLKQGDPFCKHMSLEALCNSIIGTANSMGIEIIKDL, translated from the coding sequence ATGGCAACTCTGAAAGGTGCAGTAGCACGGAAGTCTATACTGGCAACAATCCGCCTGCTCGTTCCAGCTGGTGCTGCCCGTCCTGCACCACCAGTTGGCCCGGCATTGGGTTTTTATAGGCTCAATTTAATGGCGTTCTGCAAGGATTTCAATGCAAGGACCCAAAAATACAAGGCAGAAACTCCTATGCAGGTCACACTAACTGCCTATAAAGATAGCACTTTCGAGTTTGTAGCCAAGTCGCCGTCCATTTCATGGTTCCTAAAGAAGGCAGCAGGAATTGAGACAGCCAGCACTCGTCCTGGTCACAACATTGTGTCATCCCTTACACTCCGCCACGTTTATGAGATTGCAAAACTTAAACAAGGTGACCCCTTCTGCAAGCATATGTCGCTCGAGGCATTGTGCAACTCTATCATTGGCACAGCTAACTCAATGGGCATTgagattatcaaagatctctga